TCCCATAATGCACATAAAAATGTTGCCGGAAACCGGGGTCATCGAATAAAATACCAAGGTAACTGTGGATAGGATAATTTCTTTCCATTCGCCGGACCGTGCCGGTTCCTCTTGCCGGTCCTGCGGGAAGGGTTCACCTACCAGGGCGTATGGCAAGGCCTGCTGCCGGTTCTGTCCCGGGACGACCAGTTTCGGCCGCATGAAAATAAAAGCCTTCGACCTCGCCGTTCCCGTAAACAGGACTGTAGGAAGCAATGACTCCCCTGTTTTTCCGGGATTGACTTGTCCCGCCAATAATGAACAACTGCATTTTGCCTTGCAGTACTTTTCGTACATAATTGTTGTCCGGAATCTGTACTGCCGAAGCAATTGTGGACATCCGGTTGCCGGTCAATCGCTCTAATACGATTCCAGCTGCTGCTGCATAAGCCTCGTTGGCAAAT
Above is a window of Mucilaginibacter ginsenosidivorans DNA encoding:
- a CDS encoding PAS domain-containing protein; its protein translation is MFVKSSFAEHGLDIQSISSPLLSYWDKELVCRFANEAYAAAAGIVLERLTGNRMSTIASAVQIPDNNYVRKVLQGKMQLFIIGGTSQSRKNRGVIASYSPVYGNGEVEGFYFHAAETGRPGTEPAAGLAIRPGR